One Natronomonas moolapensis 8.8.11 genomic region harbors:
- a CDS encoding IS200/IS605 family transposase, with the protein MKRVNEFEIRPRTPEQREALLELLDASAALWNELTYNRRQAFFDDNSVWNATNPSDRYKNVLGSATAQQIPRKNSEAWRSFFSLNEKYYSGKRDEKPSPPGYWGNEEDGRELRTYIRNDQYTLQWGDRSRLEIPVGKALKDEYAITGRLRLEACGDPKWDGEQGRLELVYDKTCDTFRALQPVTVPDSRRDSRKIEDFPEVENAQRFRNSPLASHEAALDVGANNLVACTTTTGQQYLYEGRELFAHFRDTTEEIAHYQSMLDNQRRTSKRIDSLYRQRTERRNHAQDALVRDLIERLHDEGVCRVYVGDLEDVLETHWKCVVNEKTHNFWAFSQFIDRLKCVCEEYGIEVVEKSEALTTQECPECGEREETHRNGDVFRCGACGFEGHADLKASRVFLDREAGGEVGPMARPVRLEWDNHEWRPATTAPPLRRANPKEDRTDRSTCREVGKVASVGSS; encoded by the coding sequence ATGAAGCGCGTCAACGAGTTCGAGATACGCCCACGCACCCCCGAACAGCGTGAGGCACTCCTCGAACTCCTTGACGCGTCAGCCGCACTCTGGAACGAACTCACCTACAACCGCAGACAAGCCTTCTTCGACGACAACTCCGTGTGGAACGCCACCAACCCCAGCGACCGCTACAAAAACGTACTCGGGAGCGCGACCGCCCAACAAATCCCGCGCAAGAACAGCGAGGCGTGGCGGTCGTTCTTCAGCCTCAACGAAAAATACTACAGCGGCAAGCGCGACGAGAAACCCAGCCCGCCCGGCTACTGGGGCAACGAGGAGGATGGCCGAGAGTTGCGGACGTACATCCGCAACGACCAATACACCCTCCAGTGGGGCGACCGCAGCCGCCTCGAAATCCCCGTCGGGAAGGCGTTGAAAGACGAGTACGCCATCACCGGCAGACTCCGCCTCGAAGCCTGCGGCGACCCGAAGTGGGATGGGGAACAGGGTCGGTTGGAACTGGTGTACGACAAGACTTGCGACACGTTCAGGGCACTTCAACCCGTCACCGTGCCTGATTCTCGACGGGATTCACGGAAAATCGAAGATTTTCCTGAAGTCGAAAACGCGCAGCGTTTTCGGAATTCACCACTGGCCTCTCACGAGGCCGCCTTGGACGTGGGCGCGAACAACCTCGTCGCCTGCACCACCACAACCGGCCAGCAGTACCTCTACGAGGGCCGCGAACTGTTCGCCCATTTCCGTGACACTACCGAAGAGATTGCCCACTACCAGTCGATGCTTGATAATCAACGACGAACAAGCAAGCGCATCGACAGTTTGTACCGCCAACGCACTGAACGACGAAATCACGCGCAGGACGCGCTGGTGCGCGATCTCATCGAACGATTGCACGACGAAGGTGTTTGTCGGGTGTACGTCGGCGATCTCGAAGACGTGCTGGAGACGCATTGGAAATGCGTCGTGAACGAGAAGACGCACAACTTCTGGGCGTTCTCGCAGTTCATCGACCGCCTCAAGTGTGTCTGCGAGGAGTACGGTATTGAGGTGGTTGAGAAGTCGGAAGCGTTGACGACCCAAGAGTGTCCGGAGTGCGGCGAGCGAGAGGAGACGCATCGGAACGGAGACGTATTCCGGTGCGGTGCGTGTGGGTTCGAGGGACACGCGGATTTGAAGGCGAGCAGGGTGTTCCTTGACCGTGAGGCCGGTGGTGAAGTTGGGCCGATGGCCCGGCCCGTGCGCCTCGAGTGGGACAATCACGAGTGGCGGCCTGCCACAACCGCCCCGCCTCTTCGGCGGGCAAATCCCAAAGAGGATCGCACAGACCGGAGTACCTGCCGCGAGGTGGGGAAAGTTGCCTCCGTGGGATCGTCATAG
- a CDS encoding saccharopine dehydrogenase family protein: MSQPDRTHDLVVWGATGVAGRLVADYLTEQYSPSELSIALGGRDKPRLGELEATLVDRRSAWEDIPIVIGDATEPGSLRRIAETTRVVCTTVGPYTTYGTPLVEACIAAGTDYCDLTGEVNWVRETIDRYHDDAVAAATRIVHSCGFDSVPADLGTQLVQSFAIDTFGTPCDVARIYLEDGRGEVSGGTLASAAEVFQAASEDPLAQQTLRNPYSLAPRGERNGVDPGAQTTVKKDSLRSEWTAPSPMALVNERVVRRSNALLRYPWGREFECTEVVPTGDGLGGLARASAVATGLKAVTAGMAFSPTREGLRRFVFPDPGDGPTREQTEDGYFTVRVLGRGIAGDGPFVVESQVSADRDPGYGATARMLSEAAVCLVRGEIDSPLEGGVLTPASGIGEPLADRLRQAGLTVAVDEWDGPPA, translated from the coding sequence GTGTCACAACCAGATCGGACACACGACCTCGTTGTCTGGGGCGCGACCGGCGTCGCCGGCCGACTCGTCGCCGACTACCTCACAGAGCAGTACTCGCCGAGCGAGCTCTCGATCGCACTCGGCGGGCGCGACAAACCGCGACTCGGTGAGTTAGAAGCCACACTTGTCGACCGACGGTCTGCATGGGAGGATATCCCGATCGTGATCGGCGATGCGACCGAGCCGGGGAGCCTGCGGAGAATTGCTGAAACCACACGTGTCGTCTGTACGACTGTCGGACCGTACACAACGTATGGGACGCCGCTCGTCGAAGCGTGTATCGCCGCCGGAACGGACTACTGTGACCTGACGGGGGAAGTCAACTGGGTGCGGGAGACGATCGACCGCTACCACGATGACGCGGTCGCGGCGGCTACCCGCATCGTTCACAGTTGTGGGTTCGATTCCGTCCCGGCCGACCTCGGTACGCAACTCGTCCAGTCGTTCGCTATCGATACGTTCGGAACCCCGTGTGACGTGGCTCGCATCTATCTCGAAGACGGTCGCGGCGAAGTGAGCGGCGGGACGTTGGCCAGTGCAGCCGAGGTGTTCCAAGCCGCGTCGGAGGATCCACTAGCTCAACAAACGCTTCGGAATCCGTACTCGCTGGCACCCAGAGGGGAGCGCAACGGTGTCGATCCAGGCGCCCAGACAACGGTAAAAAAGGATTCACTGCGATCGGAGTGGACGGCGCCGTCGCCGATGGCGCTGGTGAACGAGCGGGTCGTTCGTCGCAGCAACGCCTTGCTCCGGTATCCGTGGGGCCGCGAGTTCGAGTGCACGGAGGTGGTGCCGACGGGTGACGGTCTCGGCGGTCTGGCACGGGCGAGCGCCGTTGCAACCGGCCTCAAGGCCGTGACGGCGGGGATGGCGTTCTCCCCGACACGGGAGGGGTTACGTCGATTCGTGTTCCCGGACCCCGGAGACGGGCCGACGCGCGAGCAGACCGAAGACGGCTACTTTACCGTCCGTGTTCTCGGCCGCGGGATCGCTGGTGACGGCCCGTTCGTCGTCGAGAGCCAAGTGAGTGCCGACCGGGACCCGGGATACGGGGCGACTGCACGGATGCTCAGCGAGGCAGCGGTGTGTCTCGTGCGTGGGGAGATCGACTCGCCGCTTGAAGGAGGTGTTCTCACGCCCGCGTCGGGTATCGGCGAACCGCTTGCTGATCGGCTCCGGCAGGCCGGCCTGACCGTTGCGGTCGACGAGTGGGATGGACCCCCGGCGTGA